The following are encoded in a window of Halorarum salinum genomic DNA:
- a CDS encoding metal-dependent hydrolase, translated as MMLPTHALGGMLLALPAALAVPEFSGVALAAGFLGGVLPDLDMYAGHRRTLHYPVYYSALALPAAAAAGLFPSVATVAVATLLLAAAGHSVADVFGGGLELRPWEGNSRRAVYDHHRGRWIAPRRWIRYDGSPADLLLSAAIAAPLLVAVDGLAVDGPYPALVGGTLAVAAAYAALRRTLPAVAERVVSLLPERTAAYLPARYRASGDARAASAPER; from the coding sequence ATGATGCTGCCGACGCACGCGCTGGGCGGAATGCTGCTCGCCCTGCCGGCGGCGCTCGCCGTGCCGGAGTTCTCGGGCGTCGCCCTCGCGGCGGGTTTCCTCGGCGGCGTGCTCCCCGACCTGGACATGTACGCCGGCCACCGTCGGACGCTCCACTACCCGGTCTACTACTCGGCGCTCGCCCTGCCGGCCGCGGCCGCCGCCGGACTGTTCCCGTCCGTAGCGACGGTCGCGGTCGCGACCCTCCTCCTCGCCGCGGCGGGCCACAGCGTCGCCGACGTGTTCGGCGGCGGGCTGGAGCTTCGACCATGGGAGGGAAACTCGCGGCGCGCGGTGTACGACCACCACCGCGGCCGCTGGATCGCGCCCCGTCGCTGGATCCGCTACGACGGGTCGCCGGCGGACCTCCTGCTCTCGGCGGCGATCGCCGCGCCCCTGTTGGTCGCGGTCGACGGCCTCGCGGTCGACGGCCCGTACCCGGCGCTCGTCGGCGGGACCCTCGCCGTCGCGGCCGCGTACGCGGCGCTCCGCCGCACGCTCCCGGCGGTCGCGGAGCGGGTCGTCTCGCTGCTCCCGGAACGGACGGCCGCGTACCTCCCGGCCCGATACCGGGCGAGCGGCGACGCCCGGGCGGCGTCGGCACCCGAACGGTGA
- a CDS encoding prepilin peptidase, producing MTVLGVATLADLLRLLVVPAFAWAAHRDVRTRRLPNRLWPPLLAVGLLALALDLAANYPFVSYEGRLFLVRTGFALLFLVPFSVLAYRLAAFGGADMKAVVVLAVVFPGTPEYIVPTAVLPEATWLHDAVYPLYPSTLGVTAMSALTNGVLLGAAFVLALGLRNALAGRLSTAMFVGEWTDVTDLPDRHGSLLDADGVVPSRGLDLDALRMYLRWRRATLADLRADPDRHRDPASVTGTGEPTDGGVHVGPRTDGGVSVGEESAAEPAVDREASGGVAEREYDDPWAAERFLDSIEGTAYGTDPETLREGLETVSEADAVWVSPGLPFVVPLFLGLVVALVYGDVLTVVLAALGLL from the coding sequence ATGACCGTGCTCGGCGTCGCCACGCTGGCCGACCTGCTCCGCCTGCTGGTCGTACCGGCGTTCGCGTGGGCGGCCCATCGCGACGTCCGCACCCGACGGCTCCCGAACCGGCTCTGGCCCCCGCTGCTGGCGGTGGGGCTGCTCGCGCTCGCGCTCGACCTGGCCGCCAACTACCCGTTCGTGAGCTACGAGGGGCGGCTGTTTCTCGTCCGGACCGGCTTCGCGCTGCTGTTTCTCGTCCCGTTCTCGGTGCTCGCCTACCGGCTGGCCGCGTTCGGCGGCGCCGACATGAAGGCGGTCGTCGTCCTCGCGGTCGTCTTCCCGGGCACGCCCGAGTACATCGTCCCGACGGCGGTGCTCCCGGAAGCCACCTGGCTCCACGACGCCGTCTACCCGCTGTACCCCTCGACGCTCGGCGTGACAGCGATGTCCGCGCTGACGAACGGCGTGCTGCTCGGCGCGGCGTTCGTCCTCGCGCTGGGGCTCCGGAACGCGCTCGCCGGACGCCTCTCGACGGCGATGTTCGTCGGCGAGTGGACCGACGTCACGGACCTTCCCGACCGACACGGCTCGCTGCTCGACGCCGACGGGGTGGTCCCCTCCCGCGGACTCGACCTCGACGCGCTGCGGATGTACCTCCGCTGGCGGCGGGCGACGCTCGCGGACCTCCGCGCGGACCCGGACCGCCACCGCGACCCGGCGAGCGTGACCGGGACCGGCGAGCCGACCGACGGCGGCGTCCACGTCGGCCCGCGGACGGACGGCGGGGTGTCCGTGGGGGAGGAGTCCGCCGCCGAACCGGCCGTCGACCGGGAGGCCTCGGGCGGCGTGGCCGAGCGGGAGTACGACGACCCGTGGGCGGCCGAGCGCTTCCTCGACTCCATCGAGGGGACCGCGTACGGCACCGACCCGGAGACGCTCCGCGAGGGGCTCGAGACCGTCTCCGAGGCCGACGCCGTCTGGGTGTCTCCGGGGCTCCCGTTCGTCGTCCCGCTGTTCCTGGGGCTGGTGGTGGCGTTGGTCTACGGCGACGTGCTGACTGTGGTGCTGGCCGCTCTCGGGTTGCTGTAG
- the hisI gene encoding phosphoribosyl-AMP cyclohydrolase, with the protein MSSTTGDVKVDFGDDGLVPAVAQDADTGEVLMLAYADEEALARTRETGRAHYRSRSRDELWEKGATSGHVQEIEEVRVDCDADALLYLVDQTGGACHTGYRSCFHRTVDGETVGERAFDPEDVYE; encoded by the coding sequence ATGAGTTCGACCACTGGGGACGTCAAGGTGGACTTCGGCGACGACGGGCTTGTCCCCGCCGTCGCCCAGGACGCCGACACGGGGGAGGTGCTGATGCTCGCGTACGCCGACGAGGAGGCGCTCGCCCGCACCCGCGAGACGGGCCGGGCGCACTACCGCTCCCGGTCGCGCGACGAACTGTGGGAGAAGGGCGCGACCAGCGGACACGTCCAGGAGATCGAGGAGGTCCGCGTCGACTGCGACGCCGACGCCCTCCTCTATCTCGTCGACCAGACCGGGGGCGCCTGCCACACCGGCTACCGCTCCTGCTTCCACCGCACCGTCGACGGCGAGACGGTCGGCGAACGGGCGTTCGACCCCGAGGACGTGTACGAGTGA
- the pspAB gene encoding PspA-associated protein PspAB: MGLFDSVKAALGISAESDATREADPDDLFGMSTAYVTMEADLGFAPVGEAALCFSSVDSTDFASTVEEVEEILHAGSEETGTEFRRHADDHGYQWVVLADDDPEDLVTSIHFAADTFVERGYGSRLLAAVFGFERTRDSSDRAYWIYSFRRGAYYPFAPKNGEHDGRIEGKLESVLDGELDLEPDKEYWYPLWPDSRGGHPWG; encoded by the coding sequence ATGGGGCTGTTCGACTCCGTGAAGGCGGCGCTGGGCATCAGCGCGGAGAGCGACGCCACGCGCGAGGCCGACCCGGACGACCTGTTCGGGATGAGCACCGCCTACGTGACGATGGAGGCCGACCTCGGCTTCGCCCCGGTCGGGGAGGCGGCGCTCTGCTTCTCCTCGGTCGACTCCACCGACTTCGCCTCGACGGTCGAGGAGGTCGAGGAGATCCTCCACGCCGGGAGCGAGGAGACCGGCACGGAGTTCCGCCGCCACGCGGACGACCACGGCTACCAGTGGGTCGTGCTCGCGGACGACGACCCCGAGGACCTCGTCACCTCCATCCACTTCGCGGCCGACACGTTCGTCGAGCGGGGTTACGGCTCGCGGCTCCTCGCGGCCGTCTTCGGGTTCGAGCGGACGAGAGATTCGAGCGACCGAGCCTACTGGATCTACTCGTTCCGGCGGGGCGCCTACTACCCGTTCGCCCCGAAGAACGGCGAGCACGACGGGCGGATCGAGGGTAAACTGGAGTCGGTGCTCGACGGCGAACTCGACCTCGAACCGGACAAGGAGTACTGGTACCCGCTCTGGCCCGACAGCCGCGGGGGCCATCCCTGGGGGTAG
- a CDS encoding DUF7344 domain-containing protein produces the protein MQRNRRDLRTGAALRLLASPRRRVVLRRLVDEEDGVASITELADAIVDAESPPTRQEPERVDRVVVDLHHAQLPKLADEHVVEYDARTGSVSYRPTESVEKLLRFLDEELE, from the coding sequence GTGCAACGGAACAGGCGTGACCTGCGCACGGGAGCGGCGTTGCGGCTGCTCGCGAGCCCGCGGCGACGGGTAGTCCTGCGTCGCCTGGTCGACGAGGAGGACGGGGTCGCGTCGATCACCGAGCTCGCGGACGCGATCGTGGACGCGGAGTCCCCCCCGACGCGTCAGGAGCCGGAACGGGTCGACCGCGTCGTCGTCGACCTCCATCACGCCCAGCTCCCGAAGCTGGCCGACGAGCACGTCGTCGAGTACGACGCCCGAACCGGGAGCGTCAGCTACCGGCCGACCGAGTCCGTCGAGAAGCTGCTTCGGTTCCTCGACGAGGAACTGGAGTGA
- a CDS encoding GNAT family N-acetyltransferase, with amino-acid sequence MEVRPVESLEEFRAAMAVNRTAWRDAYAGILPGDVLDRFEVPEGEALRERYADARRDGQVFLVAADPDAAGSGVAGSGTGHDPGVVAFAQFVRTPDLAKPFVGADEAGLRALYVDPGRQGEGFGSRLLADGLDRLPADTEAVVLETFRDNDAARGFYESRGFALRGEATFEVEGEAYPTVVYGKPV; translated from the coding sequence ATGGAAGTCCGTCCGGTCGAGTCGCTGGAGGAGTTCCGCGCCGCGATGGCGGTGAACCGCACGGCGTGGCGCGACGCCTACGCCGGCATCCTTCCGGGGGACGTTCTGGACCGGTTCGAGGTCCCGGAGGGGGAGGCGCTCCGCGAACGCTACGCCGACGCCCGGCGCGACGGGCAGGTCTTCCTCGTCGCCGCCGACCCGGACGCCGCTGGCTCCGGAGTCGCCGGTTCCGGAACCGGCCACGACCCGGGCGTCGTGGCGTTCGCCCAGTTCGTCCGAACCCCCGACCTCGCGAAGCCGTTCGTCGGCGCGGACGAGGCCGGGCTCCGGGCGCTCTACGTCGACCCGGGCAGGCAGGGCGAGGGGTTCGGAAGCCGGCTCCTGGCCGACGGGCTCGACCGCCTGCCCGCCGACACGGAAGCGGTCGTCCTCGAAACCTTCCGCGACAACGACGCCGCCCGCGGCTTCTACGAGTCGCGCGGGTTCGCGCTCAGGGGCGAGGCCACCTTCGAGGTCGAGGGGGAGGCGTATCCGACGGTGGTGTACGGGAAACCCGTCTGA
- the rmuC gene encoding DNA recombination protein RmuC: MLPLQSGGLSPTTALLALVVALLFAVALLLVRLWFSVRSLGSRDADVEVDSDVLTAAVSRTFTDLEFVEKVDRIEDHAGRMRELHSDIDGMLRDPRKRGAFGEEQLDVLLSDHLPPEMYGLRERVVDGKTPDAHIRTSSGLVCVDSKFPLDNYERAVGTDDEAEAARYRDAFAGDVESQLAKIADDYVRPAAGTTDFAFAFVPSESVYYHLVTEEYDMLREFTREGVQVVSPLTFGHKLELIKADVQARRLSEEAEAVADQLDSLREAFAAVEDEWGVLQTHVRNAANKAEDVDREYRRLRGEFDRIDEPTLAAGDGVATDGRGSTEGRDGTDGRGAADGEGT; this comes from the coding sequence ATGCTCCCGCTCCAGTCCGGCGGCCTCTCGCCCACGACGGCGCTGCTCGCGCTCGTGGTGGCGCTCCTGTTCGCCGTCGCGCTCCTGCTCGTACGGCTCTGGTTCTCGGTCCGATCGCTCGGCAGCCGGGACGCCGACGTCGAGGTCGACTCGGACGTGCTCACCGCCGCGGTCAGCCGGACGTTCACCGACCTCGAGTTCGTCGAGAAGGTGGACCGCATCGAGGACCACGCGGGACGGATGCGGGAGCTCCACTCGGACATCGACGGCATGCTCCGGGACCCCCGCAAGCGCGGCGCCTTCGGCGAGGAACAGCTCGACGTGCTGCTCTCGGACCACCTCCCGCCGGAGATGTACGGCCTCCGCGAGCGGGTCGTCGACGGGAAGACGCCGGACGCCCACATCCGCACCTCCTCGGGGCTCGTCTGCGTCGACTCGAAGTTCCCGCTGGACAACTACGAGCGCGCCGTCGGGACCGACGACGAGGCCGAGGCGGCCCGCTACCGCGACGCCTTCGCGGGCGACGTGGAGTCGCAGCTGGCGAAGATCGCGGACGACTACGTCCGGCCCGCGGCGGGCACGACCGACTTCGCGTTCGCGTTCGTCCCCTCCGAGAGCGTCTACTACCACCTCGTCACCGAGGAGTACGACATGCTGCGCGAGTTCACGAGGGAGGGCGTCCAGGTCGTCTCGCCGCTCACGTTCGGCCACAAGCTGGAACTCATCAAGGCCGACGTGCAGGCCCGGCGGCTCTCCGAGGAGGCCGAGGCGGTCGCCGACCAGCTCGACTCGCTCCGGGAGGCCTTCGCCGCCGTCGAGGACGAGTGGGGCGTCCTGCAGACGCACGTCCGCAACGCGGCGAACAAGGCCGAGGACGTCGACCGGGAGTACCGACGGCTCCGCGGGGAGTTCGACCGGATCGACGAGCCGACCCTGGCGGCCGGCGACGGGGTCGCGACGGACGGACGTGGCTCGACGGAGGGACGCGACGGAACCGACGGTCGGGGGGCGGCCGACGGGGAGGGAACCTGA
- a CDS encoding inorganic phosphate transporter, with the protein MVETLLLVGLAVAVFVGFNIGGSSTGVAFGPAVGSGVVSKLTAAALMTVFALLGGWTVGREVIETMGGEIVPASLFSPTVSIAVLFFIGVSLLLSNVVGVPASTSMTAVGSIAGLGLATGRLNAEVMLEIVGWWVVSPVVAFWLSGVIGRYFYPYLVEWFAVTRSDGALLALDRSGTLPRPTLGPGTTRREFLGTALVVIIACYMAFSAGASNVANAVAPLVGNGSISASEGVLVGAAAIGVGAFTIARRTLDTMGNDLTEMPLLAALVVATVSASVVTFLSALGIPASFVVIATMSIVGLGWGRATRTSTITQTARGEGPRMSVGALAADAEDVPTVGDRDAGASPDEHNPRPRPAPIGDEEPEDIPRADDLFEPTATARVILLQNVVPVIATVASYLLFAYGGVV; encoded by the coding sequence GTGGTCGAGACACTCCTCCTCGTCGGGCTCGCGGTCGCGGTCTTCGTCGGTTTCAACATCGGCGGCTCCTCGACGGGCGTCGCGTTCGGCCCCGCGGTCGGCAGCGGCGTCGTCTCGAAGCTGACGGCGGCCGCGCTCATGACCGTGTTCGCCCTGCTCGGCGGCTGGACGGTCGGTCGGGAGGTCATCGAGACGATGGGCGGGGAGATCGTCCCGGCCTCCCTGTTCTCCCCCACGGTGAGCATCGCCGTGCTGTTCTTCATCGGCGTGTCGCTGCTGCTCTCGAACGTGGTCGGCGTCCCGGCCTCCACGTCGATGACGGCGGTCGGGTCCATCGCGGGCCTGGGGCTCGCGACGGGGCGGCTGAACGCCGAGGTGATGCTGGAGATCGTCGGCTGGTGGGTCGTCTCGCCGGTCGTCGCCTTCTGGCTCAGCGGCGTCATCGGCCGCTACTTCTACCCCTACCTCGTCGAGTGGTTCGCCGTGACCCGGAGCGACGGGGCGCTGCTCGCGCTCGACCGCTCCGGGACGCTCCCGCGCCCGACGCTGGGCCCGGGAACCACCCGGCGGGAGTTCCTCGGCACCGCGCTGGTCGTCATCATCGCCTGCTACATGGCGTTCTCGGCGGGGGCCTCGAACGTCGCGAACGCGGTCGCGCCGCTGGTCGGAAACGGCTCCATAAGCGCCAGCGAGGGGGTCCTCGTCGGCGCGGCCGCCATCGGAGTGGGCGCGTTCACCATCGCCCGGCGGACGCTCGACACGATGGGGAACGACCTCACGGAGATGCCGCTTCTGGCCGCGCTGGTGGTCGCGACCGTCAGCGCCTCCGTGGTCACCTTCCTCTCGGCGCTCGGCATCCCCGCCAGCTTCGTCGTCATCGCGACGATGAGCATCGTCGGCCTCGGCTGGGGGCGGGCGACGCGGACCTCGACCATCACCCAGACCGCCCGCGGGGAGGGGCCGCGGATGTCGGTCGGCGCGCTCGCGGCCGACGCGGAGGACGTGCCGACCGTCGGCGACCGGGACGCCGGGGCGTCCCCCGACGAGCACAACCCCCGACCGCGCCCGGCGCCCATCGGCGACGAGGAACCCGAGGACATCCCGCGTGCGGACGACCTGTTCGAACCGACCGCGACCGCCCGGGTCATCCTCCTCCAGAACGTCGTGCCCGTCATCGCGACGGTCGCCTCCTACCTCCTGTTCGCCTACGGGGGCGTCGTCTGA
- a CDS encoding DUF7118 family protein, whose protein sequence is MPGSEAGDDPAAELRTARRRLADAEAAIAERGESDVERVRDATERADRLLNSYEGSATGTGDFKAYVEFQGEFADLVEGLPEDLPAREAFEAANEVVDQRRLSESDFATARDALAPARDVAELLSDREDARAAVRSAERGAESRIEELDGRIEDRERVLALGEAFEAAGGADGDVEARVATLRETVGAYDGAVREAFREFRREAGARDFLAFVANTVHYPLVRFEAPPDELVEYVEGHAVGEEPVPDLLSYADYSSSKLGHYVDDPGTFRARVRVHRTYLDRLSADPLTVGWPAPPAGELRALARELVSVVAKFADEGVVADARTLKRAAARDDYDRLRRVAVAEADLTDEERRKLESGAIADELEAARAERERLREALADAD, encoded by the coding sequence ATGCCCGGGAGCGAGGCGGGCGACGACCCCGCGGCGGAACTCCGGACGGCGCGTCGACGGCTCGCGGACGCGGAGGCGGCCATCGCGGAGCGCGGCGAGTCCGACGTCGAACGCGTCCGCGACGCGACCGAACGGGCCGACCGGCTGTTGAACAGCTACGAGGGCTCGGCCACGGGGACGGGCGACTTCAAGGCGTACGTCGAGTTCCAGGGCGAGTTCGCCGACCTCGTCGAGGGGCTCCCCGAGGACCTGCCGGCGCGGGAGGCATTCGAGGCGGCGAACGAGGTCGTGGACCAGCGCCGGCTCTCCGAGTCCGACTTCGCGACCGCCCGCGACGCGCTCGCGCCGGCGCGTGACGTCGCCGAACTGCTCTCGGACCGCGAGGACGCCCGCGCGGCGGTCAGGTCGGCCGAGCGGGGCGCGGAGTCGCGGATCGAGGAGCTAGACGGCCGGATCGAGGACCGCGAGCGGGTGCTCGCGCTCGGCGAGGCGTTCGAGGCGGCGGGCGGCGCCGACGGCGACGTGGAGGCCCGTGTCGCGACGCTCCGGGAGACGGTCGGGGCGTACGACGGGGCGGTCCGGGAGGCGTTCCGGGAGTTCCGGCGCGAGGCCGGCGCGCGCGATTTCCTCGCGTTCGTCGCCAACACGGTCCACTACCCGCTCGTGCGGTTCGAGGCGCCGCCCGACGAACTGGTCGAGTACGTGGAGGGCCACGCGGTCGGCGAGGAGCCGGTGCCGGACCTGCTCTCGTACGCGGACTACTCGAGTTCGAAGCTCGGCCACTACGTCGACGACCCCGGGACGTTCCGGGCCCGCGTTCGGGTCCACCGCACGTACCTCGACCGGCTCTCGGCCGACCCGCTGACGGTCGGCTGGCCCGCCCCGCCGGCGGGGGAGCTCCGGGCGCTCGCCCGCGAACTCGTCTCCGTGGTCGCGAAGTTCGCCGACGAGGGAGTCGTCGCGGACGCCCGGACGCTCAAGCGGGCGGCCGCGCGGGACGACTACGACCGCCTCCGCCGCGTCGCCGTCGCGGAGGCCGACCTCACCGACGAGGAGCGACGGAAGCTGGAGTCGGGTGCCATCGCCGACGAACTGGAGGCCGCCCGCGCGGAGCGCGAGCGGCTGCGCGAGGCGCTCGCCGACGCCGATTGA
- the fer gene encoding ferredoxin Fer, translated as MPTVEYLNYEVLDDHGWEMDDDDLFGEAADAGLDDEDYGELEVNEGEYILEAAEAQGYDWPFSCRAGACANCAAILTEGEIEMDMQQILSDEEVEEKNVRLTCIGSPAADEVQIVYNAKHLDYLQNRVI; from the coding sequence ATGCCCACGGTCGAATACCTCAACTACGAAGTGCTGGATGATCACGGCTGGGAGATGGACGACGACGACCTCTTCGGCGAGGCCGCCGACGCAGGCCTCGACGACGAGGATTACGGCGAACTCGAGGTCAACGAGGGCGAGTACATCCTCGAGGCCGCGGAGGCACAGGGGTACGACTGGCCGTTCTCGTGCCGTGCGGGCGCCTGCGCCAACTGCGCGGCCATCCTGACGGAGGGCGAGATCGAGATGGACATGCAGCAGATCCTCTCGGACGAGGAGGTCGAGGAGAAGAACGTCCGGCTCACCTGCATCGGGTCGCCCGCGGCCGATGAGGTCCAGATCGTCTACAACGCGAAGCACCTGGACTACCTGCAGAACCGCGTCATCTAG
- the glmM gene encoding phosphoglucosamine mutase, which yields MKIFGSSGTRGVAGEELTPEFVLRVAKAAATVWDADRVALARDTRTTGAMFADAAATGIASAGVDVDRLGVVPTPAAVRYCEAAAVPGVLVTASHNPPEYNGVKLVGADGVELPVDRLERVEETLLAETFADAAWDEVGDTTHVHDANADYVEEMLASVDREAIAAAGLTVALDPGHGAGALTSPGFFRELGCEVVTVNAQPDGHFPGRDPEPVEGNLDDLGRLVRAADADVGIAHDGDADRAIFFDERGDYVEGDASLAALAARGLSAGDTTVAAVNVSQRLVDVCEEAGATLELTPIGSTNIITRIRELWAAGESVPVAGEGNGGVFFPDHRLVRDGAFTGAKFLELLAERGRPVSDVVSPYGGYYNVRLNVEYGDQAELDALLEAAESYAAAADARPTTIDGHRLDYGDAWVLVRPSGTEPKVRIYAEARDRNRAERLAENVREALDAAR from the coding sequence ATGAAGATCTTCGGCTCCAGCGGGACCCGCGGCGTCGCGGGCGAGGAGCTAACCCCGGAGTTCGTCCTGCGGGTCGCGAAGGCGGCCGCGACCGTCTGGGACGCCGACCGGGTCGCGCTCGCACGGGACACCCGCACGACGGGCGCGATGTTCGCCGACGCGGCGGCGACGGGGATCGCCAGCGCGGGCGTCGACGTCGACCGCCTCGGCGTCGTTCCGACGCCCGCGGCGGTCCGCTACTGCGAGGCGGCGGCGGTCCCCGGCGTGCTCGTCACCGCGTCGCACAACCCCCCGGAGTACAACGGCGTGAAACTCGTCGGCGCGGACGGCGTCGAACTCCCGGTCGACAGGCTCGAACGGGTCGAGGAGACGCTGCTCGCCGAGACGTTCGCGGACGCCGCGTGGGACGAGGTGGGCGACACGACGCACGTCCACGACGCGAACGCCGACTACGTCGAGGAGATGCTCGCGTCGGTCGACCGGGAGGCCATCGCCGCCGCCGGCCTCACGGTCGCGCTCGACCCCGGCCACGGCGCGGGGGCGCTCACCTCCCCCGGCTTCTTCCGCGAACTCGGGTGCGAGGTCGTCACCGTCAACGCCCAGCCGGACGGCCACTTCCCCGGCAGGGACCCGGAGCCGGTCGAGGGGAACCTCGACGACCTCGGCCGCCTCGTCCGCGCGGCCGACGCGGACGTCGGCATCGCCCACGACGGCGACGCCGACCGCGCCATCTTCTTCGACGAGCGCGGCGACTACGTCGAGGGCGACGCCTCGCTCGCGGCGCTCGCGGCCCGCGGGCTCTCGGCGGGCGACACGACCGTCGCGGCAGTGAACGTCTCACAGCGGCTCGTGGACGTCTGCGAGGAGGCCGGCGCGACGCTGGAACTGACGCCCATCGGCTCGACGAACATCATCACCCGCATCCGGGAGCTGTGGGCCGCGGGCGAGTCCGTCCCGGTCGCCGGCGAGGGGAACGGCGGCGTCTTCTTCCCGGACCACCGGCTCGTTCGCGACGGCGCGTTCACCGGCGCGAAGTTCCTCGAACTGCTCGCCGAGCGGGGACGGCCGGTCAGCGACGTCGTCTCGCCGTACGGCGGCTACTACAACGTCCGGCTCAACGTCGAGTACGGGGACCAGGCCGAACTCGACGCGCTGCTCGAAGCGGCCGAGTCGTACGCCGCCGCCGCGGACGCCCGCCCGACCACCATCGACGGCCACCGCCTCGACTACGGCGACGCCTGGGTGCTCGTGCGCCCGTCGGGCACCGAGCCGAAGGTGCGCATCTACGCCGAGGCGCGCGACCGCAACCGCGCCGAACGGCTGGCCGAGAACGTCCGCGAGGCGCTCGACGCCGCCCGGTGA
- the htpX gene encoding zinc metalloprotease HtpX — translation MEWKTDWGLRGRMIFTMFLLFALYVVFAAVISQTRYVGFLVLMVPFLLAQFFFSDRLALYSMGAKKVSEEEYPDLHRKITRLSQQADLPKPKVAVADSQVPNAFATGRSQKNAAVAVTTGLLRTLDDDELEGVLAHELAHVKNRDVMVMTIASFLSTIAFMVVRWGAFFGGGRNRNNGGVLVAIAASLVVWIVSFFLIRALSRYREYSADRGGAAITGKPGALASALLTIDGRMDKVPDDDLRETSEMNAFFIIPLKSGVVGKLFSTHPPTESRVQRLRDLERELETV, via the coding sequence ATGGAATGGAAGACGGACTGGGGGCTGCGCGGCCGAATGATCTTCACGATGTTCCTCCTGTTCGCCCTCTACGTCGTTTTCGCGGCGGTCATCTCGCAGACGAGGTACGTCGGGTTCCTCGTCCTCATGGTGCCGTTCCTGCTCGCACAGTTCTTCTTCAGCGACAGGCTCGCGCTGTACTCGATGGGCGCGAAGAAGGTGAGCGAGGAGGAGTACCCCGACCTGCACCGCAAGATCACCCGGCTGAGCCAGCAGGCCGACCTGCCGAAGCCGAAGGTGGCCGTGGCCGACTCGCAGGTGCCGAACGCGTTCGCGACCGGCCGGTCCCAGAAGAACGCGGCCGTGGCCGTGACGACCGGGCTGCTCCGCACGCTCGACGACGACGAACTGGAGGGCGTGCTCGCACACGAACTCGCGCACGTGAAGAACCGCGACGTGATGGTGATGACCATCGCCTCGTTCCTCTCGACGATCGCGTTCATGGTCGTCCGCTGGGGGGCGTTCTTCGGCGGCGGGCGCAACCGCAACAACGGCGGCGTGCTCGTCGCCATCGCCGCCTCGCTGGTCGTCTGGATCGTGTCGTTCTTCCTCATCCGCGCGCTCTCGCGCTACCGCGAGTACTCCGCGGACCGCGGCGGCGCGGCGATCACGGGCAAGCCCGGCGCGCTCGCCTCGGCGCTTCTCACCATCGACGGGCGGATGGACAAGGTGCCCGACGACGACCTGCGGGAGACCTCCGAGATGAACGCGTTCTTCATCATCCCGCTGAAGAGCGGCGTGGTGGGGAAGCTGTTCTCCACGCACCCGCCCACGGAGAGCCGCGTCCAGCGGCTCCGCGACCTGGAGCGGGAACTGGAGACGGTCTGA